The proteins below are encoded in one region of Limnohabitans sp. 63ED37-2:
- a CDS encoding NAD-dependent succinate-semialdehyde dehydrogenase, which yields MDMKTSPLALLNDPTLLKTDALINGQWVASNQRFEVTDPATGQHLANVANLGAAEAEAAIAAANAAWGPWKTKTAKERSIILRKWFDLLVANTEDLARLMTAENGKPIAESRGEVAYGASFVEWFAEEAKRVNGETLPQFDNNRRLLVLKQSIGVCAAITPWNFPLAMITRKVAPALAAGCPVVIKPAEQTPLTALAAAELAIRAGIPAGVLNIITADGPQSIAIGKVLCASDVVRHISFTGSTEVGRILMAQSAPTVKKMSLELGGNAPFIVFEDADIDSAVEGAFASKYRNAGQTCVCSNRFYVQESVYEEFATKFAAKVKTAKVGNGFADGVNQGPLIEPSALDKVERHVKDAIAKGGRVLTGGNRLDGQFFEPTVIADARADMVCAKEETFGPFAPIFKFKTEQEAIDAANNTEFGLASYFYSRDVGRIFRVSEALEYGMVGINVGILATEHVPFGGVKQSGLGREGSHHGMDDYVEIKYLCVGDILK from the coding sequence ATGGACATGAAAACATCCCCCCTCGCCCTGCTGAACGACCCGACTTTGCTCAAGACCGACGCCCTGATCAACGGCCAATGGGTAGCGAGTAATCAGCGTTTTGAAGTGACCGACCCGGCCACTGGCCAGCACTTGGCGAACGTGGCCAACCTGGGCGCCGCCGAGGCAGAGGCCGCCATTGCCGCTGCCAACGCCGCCTGGGGCCCCTGGAAAACCAAGACCGCCAAAGAGCGCAGCATCATCTTGCGCAAGTGGTTTGACTTACTTGTAGCCAACACCGAAGACCTGGCCCGCCTGATGACTGCAGAAAACGGCAAGCCCATTGCCGAGTCGCGTGGCGAAGTGGCCTATGGCGCGAGTTTTGTGGAGTGGTTTGCCGAAGAAGCCAAGCGCGTGAACGGCGAGACCCTGCCCCAGTTCGACAACAACCGCCGCCTGTTGGTGCTCAAGCAGTCCATTGGCGTGTGCGCGGCCATCACGCCCTGGAACTTCCCGCTGGCCATGATCACCCGCAAAGTGGCCCCGGCGCTGGCAGCAGGCTGCCCCGTGGTCATCAAACCTGCTGAGCAAACCCCACTCACCGCCTTGGCCGCAGCCGAGCTGGCGATCCGCGCCGGTATCCCAGCCGGGGTGCTCAACATCATCACCGCCGACGGTCCACAAAGCATTGCCATCGGCAAGGTGCTGTGCGCCAGCGATGTGGTGCGCCACATCAGCTTCACTGGCTCCACCGAAGTGGGCCGCATCCTGATGGCGCAGTCGGCCCCCACCGTGAAAAAAATGTCGCTCGAGTTGGGCGGCAACGCGCCCTTCATCGTGTTTGAAGACGCCGACATCGACAGTGCTGTCGAAGGCGCATTCGCCAGTAAATACCGCAATGCGGGCCAGACCTGCGTGTGCTCCAACCGCTTTTATGTGCAGGAATCGGTGTACGAAGAGTTCGCCACCAAGTTCGCGGCCAAGGTCAAAACCGCCAAGGTCGGTAATGGTTTTGCCGACGGCGTGAACCAAGGCCCGCTGATCGAACCCTCGGCCCTCGACAAGGTTGAGCGTCACGTCAAAGATGCCATCGCCAAAGGCGGACGCGTGCTCACAGGCGGCAATCGTCTGGACGGCCAATTCTTTGAACCCACCGTGATTGCCGATGCCCGCGCCGACATGGTCTGCGCCAAAGAAGAAACCTTTGGTCCTTTTGCCCCCATCTTCAAGTTCAAGACCGAGCAGGAAGCGATTGATGCGGCCAACAACACCGAGTTTGGTCTGGCCAGCTACTTTTACAGCCGCGATGTGGGCCGCATCTTCCGTGTGAGCGAAGCACTGGAATACGGCATGGTCGGCATCAACGTCGGCATCTTGGCCACCGAGCACGTGCCTTTTGGCGGCGTCAAGCAGTCGGGCCTGGGCCGAGAAGGCTCGCACCACGGCATGGACGACTATGTGGAGATCAAATACCTCTGCGTGGGCGATATCCTGAAGTGA